In Pikeienuella piscinae, the sequence CAAAACCGGCGCGATGGTGGTGAGCCGGCCCGGCGCGGCTTGGCCGCGCCCGGTTCAGACCGTCTTCAGATCAGTCGCCGCAAGACGGCCGTTGCGACCCTCCTCCAGCTCATACGAAACCTTCTGACCTTCGTTCAGCCCTTCCATCCCGGAGCGCTGAACTGCAGTAATGTGAACGAAGATATCCTTTTCGCCATCGTCGGGCTCGATGAAGCCATAGCCCTTGGTGACGTTGAACCATTTGACGGTGCCGGTCGGCATGCACTTGCTCCTCGCCTTCGCGCCGCCGCGTCCTTGCGGAGGCGTTCACGCGTCGTCAAACCCAGGCATCGTCTAGGCGCCGGCCCGATAACGAAGTCTGTCTTCAACTCCGCAGCAAAAAAAACTGACAGGAATTGGCCCGAATCACAAGTAGACTTGGCCTGGACGCGCAGATTGCGATCCTTCGCTAGTCCGGCAGCGTCACCACCTGAAAGACCGCGAGCGCGATTTCCGAGAGCGTCACCTCGCCGAGCGAAGCCTCGATCATCTCGTAGATCGCGCCCGACTCGAACGTTTCGCTGAGCGCACGGTCGACCTCCAGCCGCAGCGCCGTTTCGCCGCGCCGCATGGTCAGCGCATAGGGCTCGAACGAGAATTGTTCTTCGGCGAATTGCAGCGGAACGGCCGGGCGCATCCGTCCGAGTTGGTATCTGAGGATCGCCTGATCGCCGAAATAGGCGGCGATCTCGCCCATCGCCAGCGCCTCCAGTCCCTCGACATGGGTGCGATAGCTGATCGGCGTCGCACCGACGGCGCCATGCGCCGTCAGCAGACCGGGCAGGAGGGCCTCCGTCGTGGTGCCCGCGAGCACGCCGACCGGGGCGCCCGAAAGCGCGCCGATCTCCGCCCCCGGCCCGGCGCGAAAGACAACGCTGGCGCCGTCGATGAAATAGGGGATCGAGAAATCCAGCGTCTGGCGCCTGGCGAGCGTCTGCGTCGTCGGCCCGCAGAGCAGGTCGATCCGCCCCTCGGTCAGCGCCTCGAACCGGTTCGCGGCCGTCACCGCGACGTTACGCACCCTGAGCGCGTCCAGCCCGAGCGCCCGCCGCACCGCCTCCGCCGCCCTGGCGCAGAGCGCGACCGCGAGTCCGGCCGGCGCGCCGTCGTCATCCGTGAAAGAGAAGGGTGGCGCATCCGCCCGGTGGCCGAGCCGGATTTCACCACTGGAGCGAACCCGCTCCATCACATCAGCCTGCGCCACGCCCGCGACGAGACATAACGCCAGCGCCATTCGAACGATCATCCCCCGCACTCCCTGTTTTTCCTCAGCTTAGCGGGCGGGGCGGCGCTGGTAAATCATCGCGCCGCGCTTGCCGCCCGGCGGGCCGCGAAGTAGAGAGCGGCTGACCGGAAGCAGGAGCCAGTGATGACCGAACTCGCCTATGCGGAGCCCGCCCCGAAGACCATTCCCGGCGCCACCGGGGAATGGGAGCTGGTGATCGGGATGGAGGTTCACGCCCAGGTCCGTTCCGAATCCAAGCTGTTCTCCGGCGCCTCCACCACTTTCGGGGCGGCGCCGAACAGTCATGTCAGCCTCGTCGACGCGGCGATGCCGGGGATGCTGCCGGTCATCAACCGGTTCTGCGTCGAGCAGGCGGTGCGCGCCGGGCTGGGTCTTAAGGCGAAGATCAACCTCCGCTCGGTCTTCGACCGGAAGAACTATTTCTATCCGGATCTTCCGCAGGGCTACCAGATCAGCCAGTTCAAGCACCCGATCGTCGGCGAGGGCGAAGTGCTGGTCGACATGGCGCCGGGCGTCGCCCGCAAGGTCGGGATCGAGCGCATCCATCTGGAGCAGGACGCAGGCAAGTCCATTCACGACATGGACCCCGCGCTCAGCTTCGTCGACCTCAACCGCACCGGCGTCGCGCTGATGGAGATCGTCTCGCGCCCGCATATCCGGGGGCCGGAGGAAGCGGCGGAATATGTCCGCAAGCTCAGGCAGATCCTCCGTTATCTCGGGGCCTGCGACGGCAACATGCAGGAAGGGAGTCTCCGCGCCGACGTGAACGTCTCGGTCTGCAAGCCCGGCCAGTACGAGAAATATTACGAAAGCGGCGATTTCGCGCATCTCGGCACCCGCTGCGAGATCAAGAACATGAACTCGATGCGCTTCATCCAGCAGGCCATCGAATATGAGGCTCGCCGCCAGATCGCCATTCTGGAGGATGGCGGATCGGTGGATCAGGAAACCCGCCTCTACGATCCCGGCAAGGGTGAAACCCGCTCGATGCGCTCGAAGGAAGAGGCGCATGATTACCGCTATTTCCCCGATCCCGATCTTCTGCCGCTGGAATTCGATCAGGCCTATGTCGACGCCATCGCCGCCACGCTGCCCGAGCTGCCGGACGCGAAGAAGGCCCGCTTCGTCACCGAATACGGCGTCACCGAATACGACGCCGGCGTGCTGACCGCCGAGGTCGAAAACGCCGCCTTCTTCGAGGCCGTCGCCGCCGGCCGCGACGGCAAGGCCGCCGCCAACTGGGTCATCAACGAGCTATTCGGCCGGCTGAACAAGGAGGGGCTTGGCGTCGCGCAGAGCCCGGTCGCCGCCCAGCAGCTTGGCGGGGTTATCGACCTGATCGCGTCGGGCGAGATTTCCGGCAAGATCGCCAAGGAGCTTTTCGAAATCCTCTGGACCGAAGGCGGCGACCCGGCGGAGATCGTCGAGACGCGCGGCATGAAACAGGTCACCGACACCGGCGCGATCGAAGCCGCGGTGGACGAGGTGATCGCCGCCAATCCGGAAAAGGCCGAACAGGCGCGGGCGAAACCCTCGATGGCGGGCTGGTTCGTCGGCCAGGTGATGAAGGCGACCGGCGGCAAGGCCAATCCGCAGGCGGCCGGG encodes:
- a CDS encoding cold-shock protein, with the protein product MPTGTVKWFNVTKGYGFIEPDDGEKDIFVHITAVQRSGMEGLNEGQKVSYELEEGRNGRLAATDLKTV
- a CDS encoding amino acid ABC transporter substrate-binding protein, translating into MIVRMALALCLVAGVAQADVMERVRSSGEIRLGHRADAPPFSFTDDDGAPAGLAVALCARAAEAVRRALGLDALRVRNVAVTAANRFEALTEGRIDLLCGPTTQTLARRQTLDFSIPYFIDGASVVFRAGPGAEIGALSGAPVGVLAGTTTEALLPGLLTAHGAVGATPISYRTHVEGLEALAMGEIAAYFGDQAILRYQLGRMRPAVPLQFAEEQFSFEPYALTMRRGETALRLEVDRALSETFESGAIYEMIEASLGEVTLSEIALAVFQVVTLPD
- the gatB gene encoding Asp-tRNA(Asn)/Glu-tRNA(Gln) amidotransferase subunit GatB, encoding MTELAYAEPAPKTIPGATGEWELVIGMEVHAQVRSESKLFSGASTTFGAAPNSHVSLVDAAMPGMLPVINRFCVEQAVRAGLGLKAKINLRSVFDRKNYFYPDLPQGYQISQFKHPIVGEGEVLVDMAPGVARKVGIERIHLEQDAGKSIHDMDPALSFVDLNRTGVALMEIVSRPHIRGPEEAAEYVRKLRQILRYLGACDGNMQEGSLRADVNVSVCKPGQYEKYYESGDFAHLGTRCEIKNMNSMRFIQQAIEYEARRQIAILEDGGSVDQETRLYDPGKGETRSMRSKEEAHDYRYFPDPDLLPLEFDQAYVDAIAATLPELPDAKKARFVTEYGVTEYDAGVLTAEVENAAFFEAVAAGRDGKAAANWVINELFGRLNKEGLGVAQSPVAAQQLGGVIDLIASGEISGKIAKELFEILWTEGGDPAEIVETRGMKQVTDTGAIEAAVDEVIAANPEKAEQARAKPSMAGWFVGQVMKATGGKANPQAAGIMVKRKLGIE